Below is a window of Streptomyces qaidamensis DNA.
CGGTCGTCGCGACCGGGCGGTCGGACTTCCCGAACCAGATCAACAACGTGCTGGCGTTCCCGGGGATCTTCGCGGGGGCGCTGCAGGTGCGGGCCTCCCGGATCACCGAGGGGATGAAGCTGGCCGCCGCGGAGGCGCTGGCCGCTGTGGTCGGGGACGATCTCGCCGCCGACTACGTCATCCCGTCGCCGTTCGACGAGCGGGTCGCTCCGGCGGTCACGGCTGCGGTGGCGGCTGCGGCTCGGGCCGAGGGTGTGGCTCGGCGCTGACGTTGACGCCGGCGTCTGTGTGATGTGACCCCGCCCGGGATCGGGCGGGGTCATTTCTTTGCGTTCGGATCCGGCTGTTCGGGTGGTGTGGGCGGGTGCGCGTCCGCTTCGCATGACGCCGGGTGGTGGGTCGGGGCCGCGCCGGGGAGTGTCCGTCCTCGGCATGGCGCGCTGGGGTCTCGCACCGACTGACTCTCCGTTGACGCGCCAACCGCTGCGAGCGGACACCCCCCGACACGGCCCTCTCTCGCCGTACGCGGGTGTGTGCGTGGGGGGGGGCAGGCCGTCGGCCCAAGCAACACCGCCCGTACCTGGCAAGAGGGCGTGTCTCACAGGGCCGGATGGTTCCTTCGGTCCCTCGCGGAACCTATCGTCAAGGCCATGTTCGCTGTCTACGCCGCCCGAATCGACCGCGACCAGCCGCTGTCCGGCCTGGAGTTGGGAGAGCGTCCGGCTCCCGAGGCCCGTCCCGGCTGGAGCACCGTCACGGTCAAGGCCGCCTCCCTCAACCACCACGACCTGTGGTCCCTGCGTGGCGTGGGCCTCGCAGAGGACAAGCTGCCGATGATCCTCGGCTGTGATGCCGCCGGTGTCGACGAGGACGGCAACGAGGTCGTCCTGCACTCCGTGATCGGACAGAGCGGGCACGGGGTCGGCCCGAAGGAGCCTCGTTCGATCCTCACCGAGCGCTACCAGGGCACCTTCGCCGAGCAGGTCTCCGTGCCGACCTGGAACATCCTGCCCAAGCCCAAGGAGCTCTCCTTCGAGGAGGCCGCCTGTCTGCCCACGGCGTGGCTGACGGCGTACCGGATGCTGTTCACCAACGCGGGGGTCCGGCCCGGTGACTCCGTGCTGGTGCAGGGTGCCGGCGGTGGTGTCGCCACCGCCGCCATCGTGCTGGGCAAGGCCGCCGGGCTGCGGGTCTTCGCCACCAGCCGGGACGAGGCCAAGCGGAAGCGGGCCGTGGAGCTCGGGGCCGTGGAGGCGCTGGAGTCGGGGGCGCGGCTGCCGCAGCGGGTCGACGCCGTGATCGAGACCGTCGGGGCCGCCA
It encodes the following:
- a CDS encoding zinc-binding dehydrogenase, which produces MFAVYAARIDRDQPLSGLELGERPAPEARPGWSTVTVKAASLNHHDLWSLRGVGLAEDKLPMILGCDAAGVDEDGNEVVLHSVIGQSGHGVGPKEPRSILTERYQGTFAEQVSVPTWNILPKPKELSFEEAACLPTAWLTAYRMLFTNAGVRPGDSVLVQGAGGGVATAAIVLGKAAGLRVFATSRDEAKRKRAVELGAVEALESGARLPQRVDAVIETVGAATWSHSVKSLKPGGTLVISGATSGDRPSHAELTRIFFLELKVVGSTMGTKDELEDLLAFCAATGVRPVIDEVMPMDRAREGFERLASGEQFGKVVLTNP